A DNA window from uncultured Methanoregula sp. contains the following coding sequences:
- a CDS encoding chemotaxis protein CheW, translating into MTTEPAERTAGAGGAQSPAKAAKKDGAIHVVVFALGSEQFAINLFDVREVVEYTTITKLPNVPSYIKGIIDLRGEITTIVDLRYRLNLPEAGLENQDNSRIIVLDSTVTRVKTGILVDDVTTVATFEESQVDYTSASMGSENSTILGIIKKKVKLQEREKNELIIWIDIKNLLEEEGR; encoded by the coding sequence ATGACTACGGAACCAGCAGAGAGAACAGCGGGGGCGGGTGGAGCACAGTCCCCGGCCAAAGCAGCAAAAAAGGACGGAGCCATTCATGTCGTGGTCTTTGCCCTGGGAAGCGAGCAGTTTGCCATCAACCTGTTCGATGTCAGGGAGGTCGTGGAGTACACGACCATAACAAAGCTCCCGAACGTGCCCTCCTATATCAAGGGGATCATAGATCTCCGGGGCGAGATCACCACGATCGTGGATCTCAGGTACCGGCTGAACCTGCCGGAAGCCGGCCTGGAGAACCAGGACAATTCACGCATCATCGTCCTGGACAGCACCGTCACCCGGGTCAAGACCGGCATCCTGGTCGATGACGTCACAACCGTTGCCACATTCGAGGAGTCGCAGGTGGATTATACATCCGCATCCATGGGCAGCGAGAATTCCACCATCCTTGGTATCATCAAAAAGAAAGTGAAGCTCCAGGAGAGAGAGAAGAACGAGCTGATCATCTGGATCGATATCAAAAATCTGCTGGAAGAGGAAGGGAGATAA
- a CDS encoding acyltransferase, with protein MTEKVAYLEGLRGIASFVVYLGHLFPLFIGISMISIAFGTWRSFSVCIFFVLSGFVLTSAFFSSGGQERLVSGAVRRYIRLLVPIAAVLFVIYIFICPGLNGLGNFTAFGEMIYQVFWGVFFQGQTAFTPLENNYTGTLWTMTVEFIGSFIVFAFASLFGNLRNRWIFYMVAILVFLQTYFLAFILGMALADLYTGSSRENYRIKNTLSVVCIGSIGLFFGSYTFLIAGMGNLRSNIESMATAASSALSFGYPSLFQQGIASITELLYIIGAFLLLLSLLNSQWFQTVLSAGIPVFLGKISFSLYLIHMTVIFIFSSVIFRLLFQQPSLVAGLFMTLLTTPVLLGVSYLMYRYVDQPGIALSKWVYNRYFVVPSHEQVTEPGP; from the coding sequence ATAACCGAAAAAGTCGCATATCTGGAGGGATTGAGAGGAATAGCATCATTTGTCGTCTATCTCGGTCACTTGTTCCCGCTCTTCATCGGGATCTCCATGATAAGCATCGCATTTGGAACCTGGCGCAGTTTTTCCGTTTGTATTTTTTTTGTACTGAGTGGATTTGTCCTTACGAGTGCATTTTTCAGCTCAGGCGGTCAGGAACGCCTCGTATCAGGAGCGGTCAGGAGATATATCCGACTTCTCGTCCCGATCGCGGCGGTTCTTTTCGTGATTTACATCTTCATCTGTCCTGGATTGAACGGGCTGGGGAACTTCACTGCGTTTGGAGAAATGATCTATCAGGTGTTCTGGGGTGTGTTTTTTCAGGGCCAGACCGCATTTACCCCTCTTGAAAACAATTATACGGGGACTCTGTGGACAATGACCGTCGAATTCATCGGGAGTTTTATTGTCTTTGCCTTTGCCTCCCTGTTCGGAAACCTTCGTAACCGGTGGATATTCTATATGGTTGCCATTCTCGTATTCCTGCAAACGTATTTTCTGGCGTTTATCCTTGGAATGGCCCTTGCAGATTTGTACACCGGCTCATCCCGGGAGAATTACCGGATCAAAAATACCCTTTCTGTGGTATGTATCGGGAGTATAGGGCTGTTTTTTGGTTCCTATACATTCCTCATTGCCGGCATGGGGAATCTCCGTAGCAACATTGAGAGTATGGCAACGGCCGCCTCTTCCGCACTTTCGTTTGGATACCCTTCACTTTTTCAGCAGGGGATAGCATCGATAACCGAGCTCCTCTACATCATCGGTGCTTTTCTCCTCCTGCTCTCGCTTCTGAATTCGCAATGGTTCCAGACCGTTTTGTCTGCAGGCATACCGGTGTTTCTGGGGAAAATCTCGTTCTCCCTTTACCTGATCCACATGACGGTGATTTTTATTTTCTCGTCAGTAATTTTCAGGCTGCTTTTCCAGCAGCCCTCGCTTGTTGCAGGGCTTTTCATGACCCTCCTCACAACACCGGTCCTGCTCGGTGTTTCCTACCTTATGTATAGATATGTTGATCAGCCAGGGATTGCACTCTCGAAATGGGTATATAACCGCTACTTTGTTGTACCATCACATGAGCAGGTTACGGAGCCCGGACCGTGA
- a CDS encoding DUF308 domain-containing protein, translated as MEVEILTKGGLLARGIFALIIGILCFTLPVGMQAVFAYIIGIFLLIISIITGALSISESGKVHWGILILSIIGVAIALLMFVSPFMMFVALTILIAAWAIITGIAELVIAFSLKEMPFRVLLGVSGFFAVLFGILIGFAPIPGEGSLVLILLIGIYCLILGIISLITGLLMHKGETIVAA; from the coding sequence ATGGAAGTGGAAATTCTCACAAAAGGCGGGCTGCTTGCCCGCGGTATCTTTGCATTGATCATCGGGATCCTCTGCTTCACGCTGCCGGTGGGGATGCAGGCCGTCTTTGCCTACATCATCGGGATATTCCTGTTGATCATCTCTATTATCACCGGTGCGCTCTCCATCAGCGAGTCGGGCAAGGTTCACTGGGGGATACTCATCCTCTCGATCATCGGTGTCGCCATTGCCCTCCTCATGTTCGTATCGCCGTTCATGATGTTCGTGGCATTAACCATCCTGATAGCTGCCTGGGCGATCATAACCGGTATTGCTGAACTGGTCATCGCGTTCTCGCTCAAGGAGATGCCGTTCCGGGTCCTCCTGGGGGTCAGCGGGTTCTTCGCCGTCCTCTTCGGCATCCTGATCGGGTTTGCCCCGATCCCGGGAGAGGGATCGCTCGTCCTCATCCTGCTCATCGGGATCTACTGCCTGATCCTGGGTATCATCAGCCTCATCACCGGCCTTCTGATGCACAAGGGCGAGACGATTGTAGCGGCCTGA
- a CDS encoding CorA family divalent cation transporter: MHIAPWQDWDEMGRKERAGRLRQTVDGIFCEQVMGGLALLLIPILVLMDFTGLPPAFLSFLAILDVAIWLFFILEYACRLAVAEDRWGYVSSPWNILYLAILVVPAIALVIGSGYGIARYFRVLRVMQAVQILFLGGKTVSRHLERKTSGQAGGQHEEKMQVRSLPLAASPPAWEPVTLTSTATPLDHRGRWIDFSGLSRSDFETLSRITAVPAYTLDVKLRERAYTRAEIAGNLTTVFVKIPRIVQESGTGMSWRISWDGILAAYDQDGVMTFSRSKLAVPDKVVAAAGAEKIPLTGPGIIYLIVRDELGTLEDLILAAEEQLEYLEVQPMSRLPPNFLAMMYNDQKALSRIISGLLHTKTALEEIADKIVELSGKGTPEEGRLRSLIDRCSLLANNAQHASDSFTWMVDFYLNTTSFSMNHVMKVLAVLTALTMAPAIVGGLLGMNLAGNPWPATLVQMVTVVGLVMILTAWVYFNLGWLKHD; the protein is encoded by the coding sequence ATGCACATTGCCCCATGGCAGGACTGGGATGAGATGGGCAGAAAGGAGCGGGCGGGCCGGTTGCGGCAGACCGTGGATGGCATCTTCTGCGAGCAGGTGATGGGGGGCCTTGCGCTCCTGCTCATCCCCATCCTGGTTCTCATGGATTTTACCGGGCTCCCGCCGGCATTCTTGTCGTTCCTCGCCATCCTCGATGTTGCGATCTGGTTGTTCTTCATCCTGGAGTACGCGTGCCGGCTCGCCGTTGCAGAAGACCGGTGGGGGTACGTATCATCGCCGTGGAACATCCTGTACCTGGCCATCCTCGTGGTACCGGCCATTGCTCTCGTCATCGGTTCGGGATACGGCATTGCCCGGTATTTCCGGGTGCTCCGCGTGATGCAGGCGGTCCAGATCCTGTTTCTGGGCGGTAAGACCGTCAGCCGGCACCTGGAGAGAAAAACATCCGGCCAGGCCGGCGGGCAGCATGAGGAGAAGATGCAGGTCCGGTCCCTTCCCCTCGCCGCATCCCCGCCGGCATGGGAGCCCGTAACACTAACAAGTACTGCCACGCCTCTCGATCACCGGGGCCGGTGGATCGATTTTTCAGGACTGAGCCGGTCCGACTTCGAGACCCTCTCCAGGATCACCGCTGTTCCTGCCTACACGCTTGACGTGAAACTCCGGGAGCGTGCCTACACCCGGGCGGAGATAGCCGGCAACCTGACCACGGTCTTTGTCAAGATCCCCCGGATCGTGCAGGAGTCGGGTACCGGGATGTCATGGCGGATCTCCTGGGACGGCATCCTGGCAGCCTATGACCAGGATGGCGTGATGACGTTCTCCCGCTCGAAGCTTGCGGTCCCGGACAAGGTGGTTGCCGCAGCCGGTGCCGAAAAGATCCCCCTCACCGGCCCCGGCATCATCTATCTTATCGTCAGGGACGAACTCGGCACGCTCGAAGATCTTATCCTTGCAGCAGAGGAGCAGCTGGAATATCTCGAAGTGCAGCCGATGAGCCGGCTTCCCCCGAATTTCCTTGCCATGATGTACAATGACCAGAAGGCGCTCTCCCGGATAATCTCCGGGCTTCTCCACACGAAAACGGCCCTTGAAGAGATCGCCGATAAGATCGTGGAGCTCTCCGGCAAAGGAACACCGGAAGAGGGGAGGCTCCGTTCCCTGATCGACCGGTGTTCCCTGCTTGCAAATAATGCCCAGCATGCATCTGATTCCTTTACCTGGATGGTGGATTTCTACCTGAACACGACCTCGTTCTCGATGAACCACGTGATGAAGGTCCTTGCGGTACTCACCGCACTCACCATGGCCCCGGCTATCGTCGGGGGGCTCCTTGGCATGAACCTGGCCGGCAACCCCTGGCCGGCAACGCTCGTGCAGATGGTCACTGTCGTGGGTCTTGTCATGATCCTGACCGCCTGGGTCTATTTCAATCTCGGCTGGCTGAAACACGATTAA
- a CDS encoding MFS transporter encodes MSENSSSQKMSPKDLMIVIVISLGSFMAGLDATIVNIALPAIAKSFDVSTVAVSWVLNAYLIILVSLLLAASRLGDMKGYRNIFLGGFALFTLGSALCGLSPTLDILILSRMLQAIGGAVISALGAVMVTSYLSASLRGQALGIVAMFTMLGAALGPVIGGFLTSSFSWQYIFLVNLPVGIVAIILGMHFLPRRDPVDPEAKMDRTGIVLVFVALGTLIFGLTTLEGAAPLNGVMALVVSAVFWILFILRERSTKAPLINLALFSNRGYALQNINVMLIQMAMAGVMIIMPFYLELVKKIPAGDAGTILLALPIGMILTAPLSGKISDVIGTKKPIITGFALCTVALFLLSGISVHTSVGHIAIYLFLLGAGTGVAFSPLNSAVMGECPAKDRGSTSGLVKMMTNLGSSLGVATVMLVATAAAGPKLAHGSVHSLAAADLAGAFDVTFLFCMALEVIGIILMLGVAAKVPSGESSEPGIGI; translated from the coding sequence ATGAGTGAAAATTCTTCGTCCCAGAAAATGTCCCCTAAAGACCTGATGATAGTTATCGTCATCTCGCTTGGCTCGTTCATGGCCGGTCTCGATGCTACGATTGTCAACATCGCCCTTCCGGCGATCGCAAAATCGTTTGATGTATCAACGGTTGCCGTTTCCTGGGTACTCAATGCGTACCTGATCATCCTCGTCAGCCTGCTCCTTGCAGCATCCCGGCTCGGGGATATGAAAGGGTACCGGAACATTTTCCTCGGCGGATTTGCCCTCTTTACGCTCGGCTCGGCGCTCTGCGGCCTTTCTCCCACCCTGGATATCCTGATCCTCTCCCGCATGCTCCAGGCGATTGGCGGGGCGGTCATCTCGGCCCTCGGTGCGGTCATGGTCACCTCTTACCTGTCGGCCTCCCTCCGCGGCCAGGCTCTCGGGATCGTTGCCATGTTCACCATGCTCGGGGCGGCCCTTGGCCCGGTCATCGGGGGATTTCTTACGAGCTCCTTCTCCTGGCAGTACATCTTTCTCGTGAACCTGCCGGTGGGGATAGTCGCGATCATCCTTGGGATGCACTTCCTTCCCCGACGCGATCCCGTTGATCCGGAAGCAAAAATGGATCGCACCGGCATCGTGCTCGTTTTTGTCGCGCTCGGGACCCTTATCTTCGGGCTGACAACCCTTGAAGGGGCAGCTCCGCTCAACGGAGTAATGGCGCTCGTTGTCTCGGCAGTGTTCTGGATCCTGTTCATCTTACGGGAACGGAGCACAAAGGCGCCGCTCATCAACCTTGCCCTCTTCTCAAACCGCGGGTATGCGCTCCAGAACATCAACGTGATGCTGATCCAGATGGCGATGGCAGGTGTCATGATCATCATGCCGTTCTACCTGGAACTGGTTAAAAAGATCCCCGCGGGCGATGCCGGGACCATCCTGCTCGCCCTGCCCATCGGCATGATCCTCACGGCCCCCCTCTCCGGCAAGATCTCGGATGTGATCGGCACGAAAAAACCGATCATCACCGGCTTTGCCCTCTGTACGGTTGCCCTCTTCCTCCTCTCCGGCATCTCAGTCCACACGAGTGTGGGGCATATCGCCATCTACCTCTTCCTGCTGGGTGCCGGCACCGGGGTTGCCTTCTCGCCGCTGAACAGTGCGGTGATGGGCGAGTGCCCGGCCAAGGACCGGGGGTCGACAAGCGGCCTGGTCAAGATGATGACCAACCTCGGGTCCTCGCTCGGGGTTGCAACGGTGATGCTCGTTGCAACGGCAGCGGCAGGACCAAAGCTTGCCCATGGCTCTGTGCATTCACTGGCGGCAGCGGATCTTGCCGGTGCATTCGATGTCACGTTCCTCTTCTGCATGGCGCTCGAAGTGATCGGCATCATCCTCATGCTCGGCGTTGCGGCAAAAGTGCCCTCGGGCGAGAGCAGCGAACCGGGAATCGGGATATGA